Proteins encoded in a region of the Elaeis guineensis isolate ETL-2024a chromosome 7, EG11, whole genome shotgun sequence genome:
- the LOC105048157 gene encoding uncharacterized protein, with amino-acid sequence MATSLRHALSSIISILLLANVALPSPSAADGSAATLGSYPPTCERIECPSYDVIDKGNGYEIRRYNSPVWMSTSSIEDISLVNATRIGFLQLFDYIDGKNEYGEKIEMTAPVITQVSPSDGPFCASSFIVSFYVPKKNQANPPPAEGLHVQKWGVIYAAVRQFGGFVQDSSVGEEAAALYTSLQGSNWASAVDKGQKVNPTSVYTVAQYNSPFEFSGRVNEIWMMFDMEEDNAI; translated from the exons ATGGCCACCAGTCTCCGGCACGCGCTATCGTCTATCATCTCCATTCTCCTCCTCGCCAACGTTGCCCTCCCATCGCCATCGGCCGCTGATGGGTCGGCGGCCACCCTGGGATCCTATCCTCCAACGTGCGAGCGCATCGAGTGCCCCTCGTACGACGTGATAGACAAAGGAAATGGGTACGAGATCCGCCGATACAACTCGCCGGTGTGGATGTCTACCTCCTCCATAGAAGATATATCCCTCGTGAACGCCACCCGGATCGGATTTCTACA ACTCTTCGACTATATTGACGGAAAAAATGAGTATGGGGAAAAGATAGAGATGACTGCTCCGGTGATCACCCAAGTCTCACCTAGCGATGGACCCTTCTGTGCGTCTTCATTCATCGTAAGCTTCTACGTGCCAAAGAAGAATCAGGCTAATCCACCTCCTGCTGAGGGCCTCCATGTGCAGAAGTGGGGGGTCATATATGCAGCTGTGAGGCAATTTGGAGGATTTGTGCAAGATTCCAGTGTTGGAGAGGAAGCGGCCGCCCTCTACACCAGTCTGCAAGGCTCCAACTGGGCCTCTGCAGTTGACAAAGGCCAGAAAGTAAATCCAACATCTGTTTATACTGTTGCTCAGTACAATTCACCATTTGAGTTCAGTGGTAGGGTAAATGAGATCTGGATGATGTTTGACATGGAAGAAGATAATGCTATCTAA